The DNA sequence aatcaaacgtttctagcctgaagcgatcttctgtccaacatttttttttcgcaagaggccaagaaaaatagaggccgcccttccggtggcctagcaatttttttccgttccccatcaaagccctctgtgattcattgtgatgataacatcttatCGATTAAATGTGacagtaccgcctttataaacgttcacttaccttgcgatcgatgttctatagcatcgttcacatctttcgctaaatgttgctccagtttaaagtctctactcgaaagtctacgtttgaaagacctaaattgggttttagcttgtgaccttaactgtgatattcttggtacctccgatatatcaatcctcttgctagaatcacttcctagcatatatcacgacgcagttaagagcctcccattcccgtatattcataacagaggctgttcaaaatcgaacctggatcacgtgatctcttccagttccagcttaatatcatcgattgtcagggtggacgaagagaggattgacgacgatcaccttattcttagctgtaatttgtcctgtgagctatctggcaaaacactttcggctcagccgaagtggcacacgaagttgaattgggatcgtgctaatgtcccactataccttgctacgctaactgctttactctcgaccataaaagtgccatatcaccggctgcaaacgtcagtttcctcgccttcaagtacagttgacctaaatttctattattgtcaaatcatccattgccttaaatcagcttccaaagctgcagtgcctgtggataaagttaggattggtacaagaaagcctaattggaatgttgatcctgaagtaaaacgtgctaagcaaaaagccaaattttggctacgtttggatatcatgtgaccgaccatcttccggagctgttttctctgtgaaacaaaagtgtaaacttgaatataaggccagtttgaagagggcGCGCTTaaatgcatggccaggccccaccgataaggcctcctggaataaggttattaatagtgagaaatgttccccatctaccctatcttgtctccagctagctaattttgttgatcattataagcgtgtgttcagtgtatttaatagttttcttcagtctttttattataagttgcttaaaccgcttttaccataccgtctcctgcaggctcatgtccagcctgtagccatatctgaaattcgccgggctttaagaaaaattaagcgttcaaatagccttgatggtgacggcctttcttaccgattttttgcttatgattgtcctgctctacttaaccatctacaaatatttttccagtcttgcttagcacagtcgctttTTCCTGATAGTTTtctttgtggccgtgtaacgtctattcaaaagcgaggcaaggaccccacgtcatgtgtgaattatcgtcccattacagtatcgtgtttcttaagtaagttgcttgaacatttgttactaccagaaatgGAGTCGAATAGTGATTTTACGcttttcaatttagttttcggaaaagtttcggttgctcccatgcacatcatgttttaagccgactcatgaaagatgacgtaaaagctaaaatgtccttatactgtcttactgttaatatttctggagctttcgataatattgtgcactctcaggctctattttcccttgcgtcttcaggtgttaatcctttcgtactaagtttattgtcttcttggtattcaaagtctaaaattcaagttacctggaatggccaaatatctgacccagtaaaaattaataagggagttcggcaaggtgccgtattgtctcttagtatatttaaatgcgtgcttgcatcgtgcctgcgtccccttagaagttctgttttttacggtaatactggtttgccttctattgcatatgcagataacgttcttcttgttgcccggactcgccgtggattgctttctaattttactatattaaccaatgaattatctaagattggactgtcagttaatgcgtctaaatgcgagtttatttgttttaatagcccttatgcggtcgctctattcgttgctgggactgcaattctgccatgttcttctttagttagttggcttggtctgtgtttcggcccaacactttccactacctgttcatccctagtgaatcaagccgtgaaaaacctacgcgtcacttacggaaaaatatccccaaacaaaagccgttacaaccgcaacgtgCATGTGCATGTTATTTATAATGCATGTGCATCATATATCATGCAtattgtgcatgatttataatgcttattgtgcccctgtgcttttgtttttatcaggcatggctcatctgtttcgtaagaaagatcgacatactctacgtattgcttatttcagatattgcaaattcctgctctggcttcctagatggcaccgaaacaaaaaaataattgctcgatttggtatagtagatgtgccttctcggattcggtcttccagtgacgATTTATGTAAgaagactgtcaactttattcacgtttatgaccctctgcagccttttttccatattgatactggttgattagtccATTTTGTcatttgttagtttgaattttgtttttcttcgctgtttatcgtatttgtttttgtttatttatttataatactccgtactttgtgttttttatactctacgggtaataaagttcattcattcatataaaATTGGCGTATAGCCCCCTGTAGCAAGAGCTCTGAAGAGTTCAATTCCAGTTTCTCATCGGTTGATTACAAACAGGTATGTACAACACCATGCCAAGATGACTTTAGCCATATATTATGCACTGAGAAACAACGTAACCGAGGAATCAGAAGATAAATTTTATGACACCTGACAAGTGGGAACAACAAATAGTTGATACCGTGACGTGGTCCATAATAAGGAATTGAGCTGATAGCTCATATTCTTCATAAGCTTTAATGATCATGAAATTCGTGAATGAAATACGAATATTGGTCATCTCACTATTTTCTCTTAAAACAATTTCTTCTTGTAAACTGAAGATCAGGACCTAGTCTTAAGGATATCAGGGTCCTCCATGCCACAGATATTAGCACAGATtagattttaattattgtttatcttttcaatttttatttttggtgtttCCTCCAAAAAACTGGACTCTTAAACCCAAATTCAGAATTATAAGTAAAACGAAAAGTTTATCAACTTGGTTTAGAACAGTGTAGCATGAActtcaaaaaattgaattctagTTTTGCCTTGATTTTTGACAACCAGATTTGTTTGTATACTATGCCAGGACGACTTTAGCTATGTTTAATGTCCCCTAAAACGACGCAACTGAGGACTCAAAATATTACTTCTATGACACTTAACACGCAGATATTAGAAATATCCAATGTCATGTCATGATCCTTAAAATTAAAGACCAAAAAGTTTGAAGTGAATGATCATATTCTTAGTGAGCGTAAAAGTGAACAACAGTCCGTACTAATCAAAAGTTTAAAACACTATCTGAAAAATACTGTCCAAAGAAATAAAGTGCAATTTGATGCTAATTCAAGAATGGTAACTACGTTTTGGCTAATCCTTCTAGTAAAAGCTTGTTCTAACAATAAATTTTAGAGGGTTTCTCCTCTAGCCAGTTCTCGAGTATGAAACTCCTCGATACTggtgtctgatcaaaactaaatgTCAATCATTGGAATCACCGTGGCTAAAAACTTTATTCGGTATCTAGTTACAGCCCTCCCCCCgacttgaacaacaagaaaaatcaacCTTTGCATCAGATGTACTGATGTCTCCTATTTTCCTTCGCCACTAGTTGGACACCGGAACACCTTATAAAGCTGTATAAGGGTTTGCTTAAAATTTAGTTCTTATATCAATCTGGATTCATTGGATAACTCCATCTTAAAATGGCTACATGTACTAAAATGACCACATGGCACCAAAATATTGCACTTTGAGTGTCAATTCAGGAGTTGATATGCTACAAAAGATACACGGGGTACCATCATAATTAAGATTACAGAAAACCTTAAACACAAGGCTTAAACACCCCCTCTTGTATACTCCCCCTCAAGACTCCTTAATAGGTTTGAAAAATCGTTTGCTGACTAACAGAAGTAGCAGGCTAATTGCTCAGGTCATATCTACGGATCCTATGAACGTGCTTTGTGCACATTCTTCATGATAGCACCATTATTAAGTGCCAAACGGCACTTTTTATGCATTTCTGGAATTTTGGGAATCATAAAACAAGTAGGGGAGACCGGGGCTATTCCGGACGTTTTTCAGATTTTCGGTTGTGTCATTTTCCGTACTGGAACGATCACTGTGTTTATACTTCCTTTTGGAAGGTAAACTATTTGGCAATCCACACCAACAACCTCATTGTCCTATCTACAACCACATTTTCAGAAATGAGATTTTCCCAAGTTTGGTCATGCTGTCCGAAAATGCCCCGCCATGGGGCATTTTCGGACACCCCCGGGGCATGATCGGACATGCCCCACCTCTCAAAGAAAACTACTGCACAAGTGTTAACAAACTTCGTATATTTgtgtaaaagtaagaaaagtaattaaaagtacTGGTACTTAACCATCACTTTACATTAAAGGCTGAGAAATCACGTGAAAACACATGTCCAGCAATGGATCTTGCTGTCCCACCTGAGGAACTAGGATCTGGTAAGACTAGGACAATATCCTTTTTGTCGACCGTTGCTTTGTCCTCAATCTCTGGGAATACGAACTTCGGGCCAGTCTTTCTCAAAAACTTGACGTCAGCAACATCGTTATCGATGGACTCGACTAGCCCAACGTAATACACACACGAGGACTTgctttttcctaattcaaacttGACGAGAACGAACTTTCCGATTTGGATGGGAGAAACCGGTCTGTCGCTCGCCACAACATCATCCTCTCCCAAATCAAGTGACATGTCCGACTCATCATCACAAATGTCATCTGGCAGTTCGGGTTCTTATGAACTGGTCTCCGAAACTGAAAGCCTGATGAAAGCTGATGGTTTTCGCTTATTTCCCACCTTGGTCTGTCGACGACCGACCATTTTCTTggttttagtgattttcttttgtgGCGTTTTTTTCTTGGCTTTCTTCGCTTCTCtgttgtgcttttctttttccagcTGTTCTTTTTCAGGGGTATCTGTCAGTATGcgggtttttcctctttttcttctattcGAAGGATTTGTTTTTGTTGGGTCAATCCTTGGGTGCGGCATTACAGACTCGGGGGTGATAGGAGCTGTCCCGGATGTACCGGGAGCGGGACCTTCAGGTTCAGAGTCCTGGATAACTTCACCGTGATCTGCTGCCTATGTAGTAGAGTTAGTAGTTGCAGCTAGTGGAACGTCAGTAACGAGAGCAGGGAGAAAATCTGATTCGCCAAAAGCATGACGATTGAATGGGAAAATACTGGGCCTTTGAAACCCAGCAACAATGTTGCTGGGGCAGAACTTATCTAGGAACGGTTGTCGGGATAGCTCGGCTACTTCATGGATCGATATTCTGCCACCTGGATGTGCTATAAGCCATTCGTTGAAACTATTACGTAGCCCGTTTTTAAAAGGTCCATAAACACTGATATAAAGGGGTTGCAGTTTATGTGAACAGTGTGGGGGGAACGTCAGCACAACAATTCCGTTTTCTCTGCAAAAGTGAACAATTTCAACGGAGATATGGCTGCCGtggttatccatcaaaagcaaGGGAGGATCTTCCTTCGTCGATTTTGTTTCACTTTGAAAATGCTTGATAGAGAGGAGGAAATTGTCATCCGTCATCCAGCCGCTTTTGTTAGACAGACCTAAACTTCCAGGTGGGCCCAGGTTATACATCTGGCAATTCACATGAACTCTAGGGAAGACAAAAACAGGAGGGATAACCCGTCCGGCTGCATTGATGAAAGCTAGCATAGTCGTGTTCTCTCCCCGCTCTGCTGAAGCAATTTGTGAGACTTGCTTAGCCCCCTTCCTGGCTACAACCTTGGGGGGATCCAAAACAGTAGGGATACCTGTTTCATCACAGTTCCAGATTTTGCTAGGTGGAAACTTATGCCTGCTGTAAACTTCTGCTAGGTTGTCATAGAACTTGCTGACCACTGGAGCATTAAACCCGGAAGCACGTGCTTGACTAGTATTTTCTGGAGACCGGATTGATAGCTCATTTCCTCTCTTCATAAACGAAGAGAACCAGTCTAGGCCTGCCCTTCCCTTTTCCGTCCACGTTAAGGGCatcttcacattaagctttactGCAAACTCATAGGCAAGCTTACGAGTTGAAAGCCCTGTCAGCCCATGATTCATCAGCGATGCTGCTTTTAAATATTCGGTGAGTTGCTTTTCTTGCTCTCTAGTAAAAACTTGCCAAAATCCACGTCTCTCAGATGGCAGGACCTTAGCCGGAGATTTATCAGTTTCCAGAATATCGGGCTGGGCATCCAGTTCAGCACGGTATCGTCTAAGGGCATCATTAACTGTTGACTTTTTGAGTCCAAAGTTCTCCGCAGCTGCTCTGATAGAGCTACCATCTTTGACGATCGAAGCGACTGCTCTTTGTAACGTTGCTAGATCAGGGGGTGGTTTGTCTCGTTTTCGCTGATACGTTCGTaccattttctgaaaagaaataaagtattagaactgataagaataatagtgaaactatcaaattatcaaatatattttattttttatgttattcccCCCTCTCCCTCTATAAAGTCCTGCCAGTCGTTCTTCCAAGAATTATCTAACTGCATTGATGTTAGGATTTTGATGTTAGTCAGAATTTTAGCTTTAAGAACAACTGCACAGGGGCGATTAGATTAGAatgcaaagtatttttaacgTTATCTCAAGAATAGAAGAGCTTTATTATGtgcattaaatttttacttcattaaaTACAGATAACTtgtgtttaatttaatattagaatAGCTTACAGTCTATCTTTTTCCACTATTAAATAATAATGCAATTTCttttaggtttaaaaaattaCGAACTTTCAAATTTAGGTACACCttaccattttaaaacaattctaaaaacaaatccTAAATAGCACAATTCTACCTCCATGAATAGATGGATCTAAAACTAGCGAAATAGATGGATCTAATGGATACGTTCGTaccattttctgaaaagaaataaagtattagAACTGATAAGAATAATAGTGAAACTTGTGCAGGTCTGTGCAGCTTTATTTCAAACTCTGGCAAGAGTTTTAACACTTCACTTTGAACTTCACATGATGGGGGCATTTTCGGACAGGCAAGAAATAATGTCCGTACATGCCCCGTAATCTGTGTCCGGAAATGCCCCACAGTGACCTTTAATAAAAAGAtggctgccaaaaaaaaaatatgaaattatataCATTACTTTATAATTAGAAAGTAGCCAATAGATCACTCTCTTACCTGCCGAAACTGCTTTCCCCTAAAGCTTGCAGAACGCCTGAAAATTGACAAGGAACATACagcttgaaatttaaatttacctccAAATTTGCATCTGACCCTCTCAAAGGAACATTTATTACTGAATTCTAGTCAGAATTTGATCGAACGTGCGTTACATGCTCGCCATCTACtgacatttttgtcaaatttttgtatCGATATCTGAACGAGCAATATCGTTTGTCCGATCATGCCCCCGTCCGAAAAAGCCCCTGTCTCCCTTACTATAGTGATACTCATGATTGTTAATGTCGTTcaagatttcaaaatttcgagGAAAAATTACAACTATTATAGGGATTTAACAGAGCAAGgttttcattataaaattaagttttgaGAATTCCAATAAGAACTAAAACTCCTCAAATACGACAAGAAATGGAATTACAGCAAACCCAGAAACCAATGCACATTCATAGTTTATTGTGTTATAGCCCCAttgaaatttactaattttGTTGGTTTGCATTATCTTTTCTAACTATTGCTTGGAATAGCCTGTCATTACAATCTCCTTGGTCAAACATTC is a window from the Artemia franciscana chromosome 17, ASM3288406v1, whole genome shotgun sequence genome containing:
- the LOC136037892 gene encoding uncharacterized protein LOC136037892, giving the protein MVRTYQRKRDKPPPDLATLQRAVASIVKDGSSIRAAAENFGLKKSTVNDALRRYRAELDAQPDILETDKSPAKVLPSERRGFWQVFTREQEKQLTEYLKAASLMNHGLTGLSTRKLAYEFAVKLNVKMPLTWTEKGRAGLDWFSSFMKRGNELSIRSPENTSQARASGFNAPVVSKFYDNLAEVYSRHKFPPSKIWNCDETGIPTVLDPPKVVARKGAKQVSQIASAERGENTTMLAFINAAGRVIPPVFVFPRVHVNCQMYNLGPPGSLGLSNKSGWMTDDNFLLSIKHFQSETKSTKEDPPLLLMDNHGSHISVEIVHFCRENGIVVLTFPPHCSHKLQPLYISVYGPFKNGLRNSFNEWLIAHPGGRISIHEVAELSRQPFLDKFCPSNIVAGFQRPSIFPFNRHAFGESDFLPALVTDVPLAATTNSTT